One genomic region from Populus nigra chromosome 8, ddPopNigr1.1, whole genome shotgun sequence encodes:
- the LOC133701931 gene encoding dimethylnonatriene synthase-like, which produces MDVIWLTDNRLYSREGTIRTVSSVSVFDKITDPFPITGELPHKSSLPLSKWSSLLLLATVAVITLFRHLTRPKLNLPPGPKPWPIIGNLNLLAGPLPHRNMHALVQKYGPIMQLKFGSFPVVVGSSVEMAEAVLKTNDVKLADRPKIAAGKYTTYNYSNITWSQYGPYWRQARKVCLMELFSPKRLDQFETVRVQELHALLRKLFVSAGKPINARDNFSDLSLSVISRLVLGKNYTVKTGNQKEYISPKEFQEMIDEIFLLNGVLDIGDSIPWLAFLDLQGYISFNIKRMKAVGQLFDGFLEHTLNEHQQRRKGVKDYVPQDMMDVLLQLSDDPNLEVQLDRTAVKAFTMDLIAGGTESSSVTTEWAMAELLKKPEYFKRATEELDRVIGRDRWVEEKDIVNLPFMNAICKETMRLHPVTPFLVPRLAREDIQLGGYDIPKGTRVMVNVWTIGRDASIWEKPHEFCPERFIGKSIDVKGHNFELLPFGAGRRMCVGYSLGLKVIQASVANLLHGFKWKLPGDMTTEELNMQEIFGLSTPKQIPLVAELEPRLPAHMYSM; this is translated from the exons ATGGATGTAATTTGGCTAACAGATAACAGATTATATTCAAGAGAAGGAACAATAAGGACAGTATCTAGTGTGAGTGTATTTGACAAAATAACAGATCCTTTCCCAATAACAGGGGAG CTTCCACACAAGTCATCCTTACCACTGTCAAAATGGAGCTCTCTACTTTTGCTTGCTACCGTAGCCGTGATAACCCTCTTCCGCCACCTTACCCGTCCCAAACTCAACCTGCCACCAGGCCCCAAACCGTGGCCTATAATTGGAAACTTGAACCTCCTTGCAGGGCCGCTCCCACACAGAAACATGCACGCCCTTGTCCAGAAGTACGGGCCAATTATGCAGCTCAAGTTTGGTTCATTTCCAGTTGTTGTGGGCTCTTCTGTAGAAATGGCCGAAGCAGTTCTCAAAACCAATGATGTCAAACTGGCTGATCGTCCCAAAATTGCTGCCGGAAAATACACCACTTATAACTACTCAAACATTACGTGGTCACAATACGGACCGTACTGGCGACAAGCACGTAAGGTTTGCCTCATGGAACTTTTTAGTCCCAAACGTCTAGACCAATTTGAGACTGTACGCGTACAGGAGTTGCATGCTCTCCTAAGAAAGCTATTCGTGTCAGCTGGCAAGCCCATCAATGCAAGAGATAATTTTTCAGATCTGAGTCTCAGTGTGATTAGTCGCCTGGTGTTGGGAAAGAACTACACAGTTAAAACTGGGAACCAGAAGGAGTACATTTCGCCAAAGGAGTTCCAGGAAATGATTGATGAGATTTTCTTGCTTAATGGGGTGTTGGATATCGGAGACTCAATTCCGTGGCTCGCTTTCTTGGATTTGCAAGGCTATATTT CTTTCAATATTAAGAGAATGAAGGCCGTTGGGCAGTTGTTTGATGGGTTTCTTGAGCATACGTTGAATGAGCATCAGCAAAGGAGAAAAGGAGTCAAGGACTATGTGCCTCAGGACATGATGGATGTCCTGTTGCAGCTTTCTGATGATCCTAATCTTGAAGTCCAGCTCGACAGGACTGCAGTCAAGGCATTTACAATG GATTTGATCGCAGGTGGGACTGAGAGTTCTTCGGTGACAACAGAATGGGCCATGGCCGAGCTCTTGAAAAAGCCAGAGTATTTCAAGAGGGCAACCGAAGAGCTAGATCGAGTAATTGGAAGAGATAGGTGGGTTGAAGAGAAAGACATTGTTAACTTGCCATTTATGAATGCAATTTGCAAGGAGACCATGCGTTTGCATCCCGTGACACCCTTCCTAGTGCCGAGACTTGCTCGGGAAGACATCCAACTTGGTGGCTATGACATTCCCAAAGGCACCCGAGTCATGGTAAATGTATGGACCATTGGAAGGGATGCAAGCATATGGGAGAAGCCACACGAATTTTGCCCAGAGAGGTTCATTGGCAAGTCGATTGATGTCAAGGGTCACAATTTCGAGCTGTTGCCATTTGGAGCTGGGAGGAGGATGTGTGTTGGGTACAGTCTAGGACTCAAGGTGATTCAAGCAAGCGTGGCAAATCTTCTGCACGGGTTTAAATGGAAGTTGCCTGGTGATATGACAACGGAGGAGTTGAACATGCAGGAGATTTTTGGCCTTTCCACTCCTAAGCAAATCCCTCTTGTTGCGGAACTTGAACCCAGACTTCCAGCTCACATGTACTCTATGTGA